TGCCGCCAGCGGGCGACCGTCCACGCCGCGAATCATCGTGAGGGAAGGACGTTCGAGGACCAGTTCCTCGGCGAGTCGCTCGGTACACCCGGCGAGCCCGTCCGCCGCCGCCGACTCGCCCGCGGCGGCCGCCAGACGGAGGCCGTCTTCCAGGCTGAAGATCCGGGCGGCGTGGGCCGCCGCGAACTCACCTGCGTCGAAGCCGACAACGACACTCGGCCGGATGCCGATACTCGACCAGAGGGCGGTCAGCGCGCACTCGAGCGTATAGACGGCAGGACAGGCCCAGGCCGGGTCGTCGAGAGCGCCCGCCGCGTCCGTACGCCCGAACATGACCTCCAGGAGCGATTCGCCGCGTTGCTTCTGGAGCACCTCGTCGCAGCGGTCGAGGACCGACCGAACCACCGGCTCGGTCCGGTAGAGCGCCTCTCCCATGCCGGGCCACCGACTCTCAAGGCCGGCGTAGACGAAGGCGACGTTCGTCGCTTCCCGGGGCTTCGGCCCGCCGTTCGCTTCGGCGAGGGCCCGGAGACGGTCGACGAGCGATGCACCGTCGCGGAACACGACCGCCGCGCGGTGCGGGAAGTGACTGCGGCCGGTGCCGGCGGTCCATGCCAGGTCGGACAGGAGCGGACCGGCGGCGCTGCCGTCGGACTCGAGGTCGCCGTTGTGGCCGTCGACCCAGCCGAGGAAGCGGCCGGCGAGCGACCGCAAGGCGGTCTCCGACTTCGCGGAGAGCGGCAGGATGCGGGTCTGGCGTTCGCCAGGCTCGGATTCGCCGTCCGGCGCGGCGTAGCCCTCCACGACGACGTGCGCGTTCGTCCCGGAGAACCCGAAGGCACTGACTCCGGCGCGAGCCGGACGGCCGTTGCCCGGCGGCCAGTGGGTTCGTTCGGACGTCACCCGCACGGGTAGGCGGTCCCAGTCCACGCCCGGGTTCGGCGTCTCGAAGTGCAGGTGCTTCGGAATGACTCCGTGGCGCATGGCGAGAACGACCTTGATGAGTCCCGCGATGCCCGCGGCCGATTCGAGGTGCCCCATGTTCGTCTTCGCCGTCCCGATCAGCAGCGGACGCTCGGCGTCCCGCTCGCGGCCGTAGACGGCGGCCGCGGCCTGCACCTCGATCGAGTCGCCGATCTCGGATCCGCCGCCGTGGGCCTCCAGGTAGTCGACATCGGCCGGTGCGATGCCGGCGCGGGACAGCGCCTCCTCGATGACCTGTTCCTGGGCGGGACCGCTCGGCATCGTCATTCCCGCGGCGGTGCCGTTGTGGTTGACGGCGGAGCCCCTGATCACTGCCCAGATTCGATCGCCGGCGGCCACCGCTTCGCTCAGCCGCTTGAGAAGGACGACGCCGCATCCCTCGCCGCGAACGTAGCCCTCCGCCGAAGCGTCGAACGTGGCGCAACGTCCGGTCGACGTCAGCAGGCCGTGCTCGAGCAGGAGTTTGCTGAAGTTGGGAGAGAAGATCGCATTGACGCCGCCGGCCAGGGCCAGGTCCACCTCGCCGCGCTCCAGCCCCGTGGCCGCGGCGTGGACCGCCGCGAGCGAGGCCGCGCACTGCAACTGGAAGGGGAGGGCAGGGCCCATCAGACCGAGCGTGTAGGCGACCCGTCCCACGGTGGTGCTGGACATCGTGCCGACGGAACCGCCGTCCGAGCCGCTTGCGATCATCAGGTCCCGGTATTCGCTCGCGTTCAGCCCGGCGAACACGCCGGTGCGGCTGCCCCTGAGATCTTCCGGATCAATCCCGGCATCCTCCAGGGCCTGCCAACTCGTCTCCAGCAGCATCCGCTGCTGCGGGTCCATCGCCTCCGCCGCGATCGGCCGGAGGCCGAAGAACCTGGCGTCGAACAGTTCGAGACCCCCGACATAGCCGCCCCAGCGATAGGCCGGGTGCTCGGCCTCGGGATCGCCGACGCGGTCGAGCCAGTAGTCGACCCCGGTGCGTCCCTCCGTGACCAGATCGGCGCCCGCCAGGAGCTGCTCCCAGTAGGTCGCCACATCCGGGGCGCCGGGGAAGCGGCAGGCCATGCCGACGATGGCGATGCCCTCCTGGTCCGTTTCGGTCGTCTGACGGCGGGGCTGTGCGACAGGCTTCTCGGGAACGCGGGGCGCGCCGGTGAGGCTTTCGATCTCGCCTGCCAGGTGGCCAGCGAGTTCCGCCGTGCTGGGGTAATCGAAGACGATCGTGTTGGACGTCGTGTACTCGCCGGCGAAGGCGCGGTTCAGCCGGTTCCGCAGCTCCACCGCCATCAGCGAGTCCATGCCCACGTCGAAGAAGCCGACGGTCGCCGAGGGCGGCGACGGGAGGTGCAGCACGGACTGCAGCTCCTGCTGGATGAAGGCCTCCAGCAGATTCCGTTTCTCTTCCGACGGCGCCTCCCGCAGTTGTGCCATCAGGCCGCTGGAGGCGGCCGGCTCCTCCGTCTGCCGGCGCCGGACCTTCCTCGTCGCAAGCAGCTCGTCGAAGAACGGCGGCGGTGTCCCGAACTCTTCGGCGACGATGGACCAGTCGGTCGCGGTGACCATGGGCGCGGTCACGTCCTGCCTGACCAGCCGATCGAGCGCCTCGATTCCCTGTTCGGGAGTGATCCACTCCGCGGCGGTGTGGTCGAACCGCCTCCTGATCCGCTCCCTCTGCTCTTCCGCTTCCCCGATGCCCGACCAGGCTCCCCAGGCGATCGATTGGCCGGGGAGTCCCAGCCCGCGCCGGTGCGCGGCGAGCTGGTCGAGGAAGGCGTTGGCGGCGGAGTGGTTCGACTGCCCGGGGTTGCCGACCACGCCGATCCCGCTCGAGAACAGGACGAACAGGTCGAGCTCTCTGCTCCTTGTGGCCTGATGGAGATGCCAGGCGCCGAGGATCTTGGGCCACAGCACCTGCTCGAAGCGGTCCCAGGTCTGATTCTCGATGACCCCGTCCGAGAGGACGCCGACGCTGTGGATGACGCCTCCCAGCGGCTTCGGACCCTGATCGATGCGGGCGAGCAACGCGTCGACGGCGGCGAAGTCCGTGACGTCGGCGATCTCCACCCGCACGTCGGCGCCGGCTTCGCGCAGCTCGCGGATGACCGCTTCGGCCTCCGGATCGGGATCCCGGCGGCCGTTGAGAACGACCGTGCCGGCGCCCTGCTCGGCAAGCCAGCGGGCGACCGCGCAGCCGATCCCGCCCAGGCCGCCGGTGACGAGGTAGGCGCGATCCGGGCGGAGGCCGCCCCCGGCGAGCGGCGGCATGCGGAGGACGTTCTTGCCGATGTGCCGGGCGGCGCGCATGGCGTCCATCGCCGATTCCATCTCGCAGAGCGGCCAGACCGTGTGCGGTAGAGGCGACAGCTCGCCGGCCGCGAGGCGATCCATGATCCGGGTGAGGGAAGCGCCGGCGCGCACCGGATCGGTCCGCTTCAGCTCATCCACGTCGAGGACGGAGTACGCGACGTCGGGACGCGACGCGGACATCTCCTGTGCGCTCCAGATGCCCCGCTTTCCGATCTCGACGAAGCGGCCGCCGGGACCCAGGCAGGCGAGGCTCGCTTCGATGAAACCCTCGCTGGTCAGGCTGTTCAGGACGACGTGGACGCCCTCGCCGTCCGTCGCCCGCAGGATCTCCTCGCCGAACGCGGTCTCCCGACTGTCGAACACGTGGGCGACGCCGAGGGAGCGGAGGAAGGGCTGCTTGGCCGCGCTGGCGGTCGCGAAGACCTCGGCGCCGGCGGCTTGAGCCAGTTGAATCGCGGCAAGGCCGACGCCGCCGGCCCCGGCGTGGATCAGCGCGCGCTCTCCGGCCTGAAGATCCGCCGTCCGGAATGCGAGATCGGCTGTGACGAAGCAGATGGGCACGGTCGCGAGGGCGGCGGTGGAGAGCCCGGCGGGAGCGGGTACCACGAGTGCCGCATTGGTGACCATCTCCGGCGTGAATGAACCGAATCCCATCCCGGCCACCAGGTCGCCGGTCGCGATGCCTTCGACATCCTCGCCGGTCTCCAGGACGCGGCCGACCAGTTCTCGGCCGATCTCGCCTCCGGTGGAAACCGCGCCGATGCTCATCAGCGCGTCGACGAAGTTGAGGCCCATCGCCTCGACGGCGACCCGGACCTCACCAGGTTCGAGGTCGGGCCGGGGCCGCGGCTTCGCTCGGAGCGTGGTCCGGCCGGCTTCCGGATCCTCGGGACCGACGACCCAGTCGGGATCCTCCGGCAGGGCGAGCCGCGAATCGTCGACGCCGGGCCGAATCAGGCGGGCGGCCCGGCGGACGCCTCCCCGCAGGGCGATGAGGGTTTCGGAATCGGCGAAGAGGAGTTCCTGGAGAAGATCCGGGACCGCGGGCGTTTCCTGGGAGGGGTCGAGATCGATCAGTTTCGGCTGAAGGTGGGACGCCTCCCAGGACATCGCCTTTCCGAAACCCCAGAGGGTGGCGCCGGCAAGTTCGCCGGACGTTCTTCCCAGAAGGTCCTGCTCGAGGACCTGGGCGCCGCGCGTAACGAACCAGACACCCTCCGTCGGACCGACGCCGGCGTCGATGGCGCCCTGCGCCAGAGCCAGCGCTGTGGACGCCGCATGGGTTACGTCCTCCTCCATCTCCTCCGTGGTCGCCGACGCTCCGCGTCCGTCCAGGGCGGTGAGGTGCACCACGCCCCGGAGAGGCGGTTGCTCGGGTAGTCCCGCCAGCATTGACCGCCAGGCTTCGCGGTCCGTGCGCTCGAGGGCGGCGGTCGTGACACCGGGAACTTCGGGTGGGGGACCGCCGGCATCGCCTTCCGCGCGGACCAGAAGGACGGTCTGGTTGCGGGAGGCCAGTTCAGCGGCGAGTTGCTCCGCCGTGCCGGCGCCGTCCGCCGCAAGGACCCAGGCGCCCGACGCAGGGGCGACCTCGGCCGGCCCCCGGGCGAGGATGACGCTCGAACCGAGGTGTTCGTCGCTGTCCGGATCGCGGGTTCCCAGGAACTCCACATCCGAGAAGCCGGCGTCGCCCAGTGCCCTCCGCCACTCGGGCGGTCTGGCGAAGGCATGCTCCGCCCGATAGACGTCGGCGAAGCGCCACCATCCGTCCAGGAGCCCGAACGTCAGATCCTGCCAGGTCCGGTGCCGCAGACCTTCGAGGGCAACCAGTTGACCGGACGGCGCGAGCAGGTCGCGGCAGTGGGACAGCGTCTCTCCCAGGTCCCGGGTCGCGTGCAGCACATTCGCTGCGATGACCAGGTCGTAGACGTGAGCGTCGAAGCCCTGTGCCACGGGATCCGCCTCGATGTCCAGGCGCCGGTACTCGATCGGCGTGCCGGTCGCGGCGAAGCGTTCTTCGGCCTGCGAGAAGAAGCCTGCCGAGATGTCGGTGAAGGTGTAGTCGAGCCGGTCGGAAGGCAGGCGCGGGAGAACCGCCTCGGTGGCGGATCCGGTACCCGCTCCGACTTCCAGTACCCGCAGCCGGCGATCCTCCGGCAGGCCGGAGATGGCCGCGTCGACCGCGTCTCCGAGCATCCGGTTCGCGGAGCGGTTGGCCGGCGCCTGGAGGTACACGCCCGCCGCGCCGGGCCCTTCGTCGCTGAACATCAGCGTCATCGGATCCGTGCTTCCCAGGAGCACCTCGGCGAGAGCCGGGCCGCAGCGGCTGAGGAGGCCGAGCTCGTTGGAGCCGTGGGGGTGCTTGTCCCGAAGCTCCTCGGCGAGCCGTTCGGGGTCCGCCAGGGCCTCGTCCGGGAGGGGGGCGTCCGCTCCGGCCGCTACGACGTAGCCCCCGTCGGAGGGGCTCAGGATGCCCGCCTCGGACAGGATGGCCAGGAGCCGGCGGAAAAGGCGACCGTGTTCATCGACGACGTTCAGTTCGCGGCGAAGATCCTCGGGGGAGACCTCCGCCTCTGCCCGGCGCTGCCATCCCAATCCCTCGAGCGCCGAGAGGACGTAGGCCTGGGACAGCCGCTCGAGGTCCCGGAGCAGGGTGACCCGGTCCGCCGCTTCGACGTCGCGGTCCGCCAGGTGTTCGGCGAGGGTGCGCGACTGGCCGGCGACCATCGCCGGGCTGCTCAGGAAGTCCGCGGCCGGCAGGCTTCCGTCCAGCGGCTGCTCCCGCCAGGCGACCTCGTACAGCAGGTCCTTCATCCCGGCCCTGGCCGAGAGAAGGGCGCCGCGGGTGGCTCGCTTGACGGTGAAGCCGAACAGTCCGCCGAGCGGCGCCCCTTCGGTGGAGTAGAACCGAACGTCCCCCGTCACGACTTCGGGCGGCTCGGAAGATGCGGTGTCCTCTCCGTTCCGCGCGGCGGATGTCCTCACGGTTGCGTGGCAGAGGAGCCTGGTCGGCATCGGTCCCGCCACCCACAGCCTCTGCCAGCCGAACGGCATGTACACCGCCCCCTGCTCGGAAACGGTGTGGTGGCGGGCCAGCGACAGGACCTGGAAGCAGCCGTCCAGCAGCAGGGGATGCAGTTCCATCCCCGTCGCGTCGACCGAGTCGTTGAGCGCGAGTATGGCCAGGGACTCACCCTCCGTTGCCCAGGCGGATTCGATCGTGTGGTACGACGGGCCGAGGTAGATGCCGGTCGCGGACCGCATCGCGTAGAACTCGACCGGATCCTGGGGCGTCAACTCGGCCTTGAGCGCTTCCACGTCGAGCGGCGGAAGCGGTTCGACGTCCGGCCTTCCCGAGGAGAGTCGACCGCCGGCGTGAAGGGTCCAGCCCTCTTCGCCCTCTCCCTTCGTGAAGATCTCGAAGGGGCGTTCCGCGAGGTCGTCCGAGCCGTCCAGGACGAACTGCAGGGTGCGGCCTCCGCTGCCCGCTCCGCTTTCGGGATCCTCCTCGTCGAGCATCAGCGGGCTGTAGATCTGCAGTTCGTCCACGACCGCCGGCCCGTCGCCACGGCTCAGCGCCACCGAGACCGCCATGCCGCCGTGGAGCCCGCCGGGGACGACCACCTGCTCGTAGACCAGGTGATCCAGCAGCCACGCGGGATCCGAGGCGAACACTTCCGTCTCGAACATGACCTCGCCGCGAGGCGATTCGTGGCGGACGCCGAGCAGCGGATGTCCGTCGGCCTTGTGTCGGCGCTTCGATGTCCGGACCCAGTGCTGGACGCGCTGGAAGGGATAGCCGGGCAGGGTGATCCGGCGTCGCTCCTCGCCGGCGAACAGACCCTCGAACTCGATGTCGAGGCCCGCCTCCCAGGCGCCGGCAACGGCCTCGGTGAAGCCGCCGCTGGTGTCGATGGGCGGCTCCTCGGCGTCGCGAGGCGGACGCCGCAGACTGGCGAGAACCGGCGGGGATCCCGCAGGCGCCGACGCGGGCCAGATCATCGAGACCACGGGGCCCAGCACGGCGTGGGGGCCGATCTCCACGACCGCATCGACTCCCATCTCCGCCAGGGTCTCGACGCTGACCCGAAACGCCACCGGCTCGCGGGCGTGGCGACGCCAGTACGCGGCGTCCATCCGGTCGTCCGGGTCGAGCAAGCGGCCCGTGATGTTGCTGACCAGGGGGACGGAGGGAGCCGGAGGCGAGGGCGCGATCTCCCGGACGGCTGCTTCCAGCTCGTCCAGGGCGGGTTCGATCAGGGCGCTGTGGTAGGCGGGGCTCCGCCGCAGCCGGTGCGTCTTGACGCCCTCGGTTTCGAAGCGGGCGAGGACCGCGTCGAGTTCGGCGGCCGGCCCGCTCACGACCTGCTGCGCTCCGTTGTCGACGGCGACCGAGAGGTCCGCGTCGTCCGAGCCGGCGTTGTGCTCGGCCACCGCTTCGGCGACGCGGGACGGCGGTGCGAAGACGGCGGCCATCGCGCCGTCGGCCCGCGTGGCGCCCATCAGAGTGCCGCGGGCTGAGGCGTATCGAAGACCCTGCTCGAGAGTGAAGCCGCCCGCCGCTTGCGCCGCCGCGATCTCGCCCAGGCTGTGGCCGACGACGACGCTCGGCTCAACACCCAGGCTGTCCCAGAGTGCGACCAGCGCGCACTCCAGGGAGTAGATGGCGGGCTGGGTCCAGGTCGGTTCGTCGAGCAGGCCGTCGGTCCCGTTCTCTCCGAACATGACGTCCAGCAGCGAGACCTCGCGATCCTCGGAGAGCAGCCGGTCACAGCGGTCGAGCACCGAGCGGAACACGGGCTCCCGTTCGTACAGGGCCCTGCCCATTCCGGGCCATTGACTGGCCTGGCCGGTGAAGACGAAGGCCACCTTCTGCGCTGCTCGGGGCGCTTCGCCGCCTTCTCCGGCGGCGAGGGCCTCCAGTTGGTGCCGGAGCTGGGCGGCCTCGCTAAAGACGAGGCCGGCCCGGTGCGCGAAGTGGCTCCTCCCGACCGCGGCCGTCCAGGCGAGGTCGGAGAGGTCCGGGTCCGTTCCTTCGTCGAGCCAGGACAGATAGCGCCCGGCCACGTCGCGCAGGGCCTCGGGCGACCTGGCCGAGAGCGGCAGGCAGCGGGTTTCGCGTGTTCCCGGTTCCCCGAGCGGTTCCTCGCCCGGCACCGTCCGGACCTTGACGGGCAGGCGGACACTGGCCGGGAAGGACGCGCGAGCGGCGCCGGCAGGGGCCTCCAGCCCGTCGTAGCCCTGCACCAGCACGTGGCCGTTGGTCCCCGACCAGCCGAACGAGTTGACGCCGGCCAGCCGTGGCCGGTCGGAGTGGAGGGGCCAATCCGTCATTCCGTCGGTGATCCGCACGGGCAGGCGGTCCCAGTCGATGCGGGGATTCGGTTCGCTGAAGTTCAGGTGACGGGGGATGACCCCGTGCCTCATCGCCAGGACCGCCTTGATCAGGCCCGCGACGCCGGCGGCGGGTCCGAGATGTCCGATGTTCGTCTTGACGGAACCCACCAGCAGGGGGTGTTCCGTGTCGCGCTCGCGTCCGTAGACGGCTGCCGCCGCGTTCAGCTCGATGGGATCGCCGACGATCGTGCCGGTGCCGTGGGCCTCCAGGTAGTCGACGTCGGAGGGGGCGGCGCCGGCGCGCGCCAGGGCCTCCTCCATCGCCTTCTCCTGGGACGGAGCGCTGGGCACGGTCAGACCCTGGCTGGCGCCGTCCTGATTGACCGCCGAGCCGGGGATGACGGCCCAGATCCGGTCGCCGTCCGCCTTCGCATCGCCGAGGCGCTTGAGCACGATCAGGCCGCAGCCCTCGCCGGAGACGAAACCGTCGGCGGCCGCGTCGAAGGTCCAGCACTGGCCCGTGGGCGACAGCATGCCCGCGTTGGCGCGCAGTTCGAGTGGGCGTCCGGCGAACTGGGCATGGACGCCGCCGGCCAGAACCAGGTCCGCCTCGCCACGTTGGAGCCCGGCTACGGCCTGGTGGATGGCGACCAGCGAGGACGAGCAGGCGGTGTCGATCGCCATCGACGGCCCTTCCAGGCCGAGAACGAAGGACACCCGGCCGATCGCCGTGTTCAGGGCGTTGCCGGTGGCGGCGTAGAGCCCGGCCGCGGCCTCGCTCGTGCCGGGATCCGAGATCGCCATGTCCCGGTAGTCCATGATGCTGATGCCGGCATACACGCCGGTGCGGCTGCCCTTCAGGCTCCCGGGGTCGATGGCCGCGTCCTCGAGCGCCCACCAGCTCACCTCCAGCATCATGCGCTGCTGGGGGTCGAGCATCTGCGCCTCGATGGGAGAGATGCGGAAGAACTCCGCGTCGAACCGGTCGAGATCCTCGACGTACGCTCCGAAGCGGATTGCCTCGTTGCCGGCGTCGAACTGGGGGAACTGCCGCCCCGGGCGCCCGATGACGGAGCCGGGCGGGCCTTCCACTACCGCGTTCTCGCCGGCCAGGAGCTGTCTCCAATAGCCGGCGAGGTCCTTGCTGCCGGGGAAGCGGCAGGCCATGCCGATGATCGCTACCGGCTCCTCGCGGGGCGGGCCATCCGGAGAACCTGGTTGCTTGGTGTTCGACATTGCGGCCTCCAGTCGCCTGGAGGACACTCTATTCACCAGGAACGTCGCGAGCTAGTCGCGACTTCCTCGTCCTGCTCCCGCTGCGGGCTGTGCTTCAGGCAGCCGTTCGCGCGCCGGCACTCAGCAGGTAGCGATACAGCCTCGCCGTGAGCTTCGGGTCGCTCTCTTCGAGCAGTCGCAGGGCGGAAGAGGTCAGCGTCGCCGTCGTGCAGGGCTCGTCCGCGACGACTGCGGCCGCCGGCGTCGGGGCGGCGACGGGCGCCCGGGGGTCGACCGCGTCTCCCGGGCCCAGTTGGCGGTTGCGCGCGCCGCTGGCGTCGAACACGGAGGCTCGTCCGGCGGTGATCAACTGAAGCGTGTCGCTCGACTCGCCGACGGCGAGGAGGGCGTCGCCCTCGGCGTGCTCCCGGGTGTCCAGCCAGTCCCGGAGATCGCCGACCAGCTCCTCGAAGAGGACCTGCCGGTCGAGGTGACGCTCCATGTCGGCACCCACGGTCTCCAGCAGGGAAGGCTCTCCGCCTTCCGCGTCGTCGGGTGGCTGGTAGGAGGAGATCAGCACGTCCTCGCAGTGTTCCAGCGCCTGATCGTCATCGGGAGCGAACACGACGCTGCCGAACACCGGCGGCGGCAGGTTCCGCTGTAGCTCCTTCTCGAGTGTGGCGGGCGCTCTGCTCATGACCACCTGGGTGCCGGCGCGGCGGGCGGCCAGGATGAAGCGGCACATGGCGCTGACGGTCGAAAAGTCGAGGCCGGATACGGCCTTGAAGTCGAGCACGATGCATGCCGGTCTGGGCTCTTCGCCGAGCGACCGCTGGAGCCGGTCGGCCAGCGGATAGCCGGCGCCG
This portion of the Acidobacteriota bacterium genome encodes:
- a CDS encoding SDR family NAD(P)-dependent oxidoreductase, which translates into the protein MSNTKQPGSPDGPPREEPVAIIGMACRFPGSKDLAGYWRQLLAGENAVVEGPPGSVIGRPGRQFPQFDAGNEAIRFGAYVEDLDRFDAEFFRISPIEAQMLDPQQRMMLEVSWWALEDAAIDPGSLKGSRTGVYAGISIMDYRDMAISDPGTSEAAAGLYAATGNALNTAIGRVSFVLGLEGPSMAIDTACSSSLVAIHQAVAGLQRGEADLVLAGGVHAQFAGRPLELRANAGMLSPTGQCWTFDAAADGFVSGEGCGLIVLKRLGDAKADGDRIWAVIPGSAVNQDGASQGLTVPSAPSQEKAMEEALARAGAAPSDVDYLEAHGTGTIVGDPIELNAAAAVYGRERDTEHPLLVGSVKTNIGHLGPAAGVAGLIKAVLAMRHGVIPRHLNFSEPNPRIDWDRLPVRITDGMTDWPLHSDRPRLAGVNSFGWSGTNGHVLVQGYDGLEAPAGAARASFPASVRLPVKVRTVPGEEPLGEPGTRETRCLPLSARSPEALRDVAGRYLSWLDEGTDPDLSDLAWTAAVGRSHFAHRAGLVFSEAAQLRHQLEALAAGEGGEAPRAAQKVAFVFTGQASQWPGMGRALYEREPVFRSVLDRCDRLLSEDREVSLLDVMFGENGTDGLLDEPTWTQPAIYSLECALVALWDSLGVEPSVVVGHSLGEIAAAQAAGGFTLEQGLRYASARGTLMGATRADGAMAAVFAPPSRVAEAVAEHNAGSDDADLSVAVDNGAQQVVSGPAAELDAVLARFETEGVKTHRLRRSPAYHSALIEPALDELEAAVREIAPSPPAPSVPLVSNITGRLLDPDDRMDAAYWRRHAREPVAFRVSVETLAEMGVDAVVEIGPHAVLGPVVSMIWPASAPAGSPPVLASLRRPPRDAEEPPIDTSGGFTEAVAGAWEAGLDIEFEGLFAGEERRRITLPGYPFQRVQHWVRTSKRRHKADGHPLLGVRHESPRGEVMFETEVFASDPAWLLDHLVYEQVVVPGGLHGGMAVSVALSRGDGPAVVDELQIYSPLMLDEEDPESGAGSGGRTLQFVLDGSDDLAERPFEIFTKGEGEEGWTLHAGGRLSSGRPDVEPLPPLDVEALKAELTPQDPVEFYAMRSATGIYLGPSYHTIESAWATEGESLAILALNDSVDATGMELHPLLLDGCFQVLSLARHHTVSEQGAVYMPFGWQRLWVAGPMPTRLLCHATVRTSAARNGEDTASSEPPEVVTGDVRFYSTEGAPLGGLFGFTVKRATRGALLSARAGMKDLLYEVAWREQPLDGSLPAADFLSSPAMVAGQSRTLAEHLADRDVEAADRVTLLRDLERLSQAYVLSALEGLGWQRRAEAEVSPEDLRRELNVVDEHGRLFRRLLAILSEAGILSPSDGGYVVAAGADAPLPDEALADPERLAEELRDKHPHGSNELGLLSRCGPALAEVLLGSTDPMTLMFSDEGPGAAGVYLQAPANRSANRMLGDAVDAAISGLPEDRRLRVLEVGAGTGSATEAVLPRLPSDRLDYTFTDISAGFFSQAEERFAATGTPIEYRRLDIEADPVAQGFDAHVYDLVIAANVLHATRDLGETLSHCRDLLAPSGQLVALEGLRHRTWQDLTFGLLDGWWRFADVYRAEHAFARPPEWRRALGDAGFSDVEFLGTRDPDSDEHLGSSVILARGPAEVAPASGAWVLAADGAGTAEQLAAELASRNQTVLLVRAEGDAGGPPPEVPGVTTAALERTDREAWRSMLAGLPEQPPLRGVVHLTALDGRGASATTEEMEEDVTHAASTALALAQGAIDAGVGPTEGVWFVTRGAQVLEQDLLGRTSGELAGATLWGFGKAMSWEASHLQPKLIDLDPSQETPAVPDLLQELLFADSETLIALRGGVRRAARLIRPGVDDSRLALPEDPDWVVGPEDPEAGRTTLRAKPRPRPDLEPGEVRVAVEAMGLNFVDALMSIGAVSTGGEIGRELVGRVLETGEDVEGIATGDLVAGMGFGSFTPEMVTNAALVVPAPAGLSTAALATVPICFVTADLAFRTADLQAGERALIHAGAGGVGLAAIQLAQAAGAEVFATASAAKQPFLRSLGVAHVFDSRETAFGEEILRATDGEGVHVVLNSLTSEGFIEASLACLGPGGRFVEIGKRGIWSAQEMSASRPDVAYSVLDVDELKRTDPVRAGASLTRIMDRLAAGELSPLPHTVWPLCEMESAMDAMRAARHIGKNVLRMPPLAGGGLRPDRAYLVTGGLGGIGCAVARWLAEQGAGTVVLNGRRDPDPEAEAVIRELREAGADVRVEIADVTDFAAVDALLARIDQGPKPLGGVIHSVGVLSDGVIENQTWDRFEQVLWPKILGAWHLHQATRSRELDLFVLFSSGIGVVGNPGQSNHSAANAFLDQLAAHRRGLGLPGQSIAWGAWSGIGEAEEQRERIRRRFDHTAAEWITPEQGIEALDRLVRQDVTAPMVTATDWSIVAEEFGTPPPFFDELLATRKVRRRQTEEPAASSGLMAQLREAPSEEKRNLLEAFIQQELQSVLHLPSPPSATVGFFDVGMDSLMAVELRNRLNRAFAGEYTTSNTIVFDYPSTAELAGHLAGEIESLTGAPRVPEKPVAQPRRQTTETDQEGIAIVGMACRFPGAPDVATYWEQLLAGADLVTEGRTGVDYWLDRVGDPEAEHPAYRWGGYVGGLELFDARFFGLRPIAAEAMDPQQRMLLETSWQALEDAGIDPEDLRGSRTGVFAGLNASEYRDLMIASGSDGGSVGTMSSTTVGRVAYTLGLMGPALPFQLQCAASLAAVHAAATGLERGEVDLALAGGVNAIFSPNFSKLLLEHGLLTSTGRCATFDASAEGYVRGEGCGVVLLKRLSEAVAAGDRIWAVIRGSAVNHNGTAAGMTMPSGPAQEQVIEEALSRAGIAPADVDYLEAHGGGSEIGDSIEVQAAAAVYGRERDAERPLLIGTAKTNMGHLESAAGIAGLIKVVLAMRHGVIPKHLHFETPNPGVDWDRLPVRVTSERTHWPPGNGRPARAGVSAFGFSGTNAHVVVEGYAAPDGESEPGERQTRILPLSAKSETALRSLAGRFLGWVDGHNGDLESDGSAAGPLLSDLAWTAGTGRSHFPHRAAVVFRDGASLVDRLRALAEANGGPKPREATNVAFVYAGLESRWPGMGEALYRTEPVVRSVLDRCDEVLQKQRGESLLEVMFGRTDAAGALDDPAWACPAVYTLECALTALWSSIGIRPSVVVGFDAGEFAAAHAARIFSLEDGLRLAAAAGESAAADGLAGCTERLAEELVLERPSLTMIRGVDGRPLAADDALAASFWLQRVAGSTAPEASAATLADRGVEVVLEVGPGQSLAPAIADAWPASDASAAGDEGTSNAPLVLASLRPPSGEATESRPGGGFLEAAAAAYEAGLPVSFAGLFAGENRRRISLPGYPFERRRHWVDPPSKPV